GCAATAAAATGTATTATCAGTGTTAGAAATATTCATTACTGAGCTTATCGTGAAGCTTAATTATATGTAAATATGTATTATATTTACGATACACTAAATGAAGGACAGTGTATATGAAAACGGAAAAAAAGTGAAGAAGGCAGCCATGTTACTGTTTTTGGCGCTGTTGACTTTTTCAACCGCTAATGCTCAATATCAGGTGAACGATGTAGTTTCTGATTTCACATTACAAAGTTATGACGGCACCGAGATTACATTTTTCGACTATAGCGGAGATGTCGTGCTGCTCACATTCTGGTGGTTCGCGTGCCCTCCATGCCAGCAGGAAGCGCCTGAAATACAAACAGAACTGTGGGAGAAGTATAAAGACAGAAATTTTCAAGTGTTATCGATTGGTTTCAAGGAGCAGATTGATACGGCGGAGCTGTGGGTGGGTCTTTATCTAATTACCCATTTAGTTGTAATAGATGAAGGAGACGTATTTGCGAGTTATAGCGGTTCTTTAGCATTTTCCGCCTTTCCGTACAACGCAATCGTTAGCGCTGACGGTCGCTTAATATATTCCGAAGTAGCATTTGACCTTGAAACATTAGACGAGATCATAGATAATAATACTACCGTAGTTGTGTCTGTTGAGGATGACCCTGTAAATTTACCAAATGAAATAGAACTTCACAATGCATATCCAAACCCATTTAATCCATCCACGACGATATCCTTTGATCTAAATGTCCGATCGACCCTGAAATTGAAAATTTACGACCAAC
This genomic interval from Candidatus Neomarinimicrobiota bacterium contains the following:
- a CDS encoding redoxin domain-containing protein, which produces MKDSVYENGKKVKKAAMLLFLALLTFSTANAQYQVNDVVSDFTLQSYDGTEITFFDYSGDVVLLTFWWFACPPCQQEAPEIQTELWEKYKDRNFQVLSIGFKEQIDTAELWVGLYLITHLVVIDEGDVFASYSGSLAFSAFPYNAIVSADGRLIYSEVAFDLETLDEIIDNNTTVVVSVEDDPVNLPNEIELHNAYPNPFNPSTTISFDLNVRSTLKLKIYDQLGREIITLFNGTLGPGAYSYIWDGKDRNGKSVSSGIYFSQLQTGDRHMVQKVTLLK